One genomic region from Jiangella sp. DSM 45060 encodes:
- a CDS encoding xanthine dehydrogenase small subunit, producing MADIVVNGQPRDLTGVPPHTNVLDFLRACGLTGAKEGCAEGECGACAVMVARPAADGSATAEWTAINSCLPPAAALDGQEIVTAEGLGTPDSLHPVQQELAVRGGSQCGYCTPGFVCSMGAEYYRADRAPTGDGDRYHGANGFDLHAVSGNLCRCTGYRPIKDAAFALGFPAADDAIARRRGSAAPPVVATTLRDDEATYVRPSGLTEALDLLREHPDAVIVAGSTDWGVDVNLRGRRAGLVVAVDRLPELRGFAVTDAELRIGAALTLTEVDRRLAGRVPLVSAMIAQFASPLIRNGATLGGNLGTGSPIGDAPPALLALEASVVLASADGSRTLPLAEYFTGYRTSKRRPDELITEVVVPRPVSGLTAFHKIAKRPFDDISSVAAGYALDVVDGVVRRARIGLGGVAATPIRALATEAALEGRPWTADSVDAAAAVLAAEGTPISDQRASAAYRSAMLGESIRKLFAEATP from the coding sequence ATGGCCGACATCGTCGTCAATGGCCAGCCGCGTGATCTGACCGGTGTTCCACCCCACACGAACGTCCTCGACTTCCTGCGCGCCTGCGGGCTGACCGGCGCCAAGGAAGGATGCGCCGAGGGCGAGTGCGGCGCCTGCGCGGTGATGGTCGCGCGGCCCGCCGCCGACGGCTCCGCGACCGCCGAGTGGACGGCGATCAACTCCTGCCTCCCACCGGCGGCGGCGCTGGACGGCCAGGAGATCGTCACCGCGGAGGGCCTCGGCACGCCGGACTCGCTGCACCCGGTGCAGCAGGAGCTGGCGGTGCGCGGGGGCTCGCAGTGCGGCTACTGCACGCCCGGCTTCGTCTGCTCCATGGGCGCGGAGTACTACCGGGCCGATCGCGCGCCGACCGGCGACGGCGACCGCTACCACGGCGCGAACGGCTTCGACCTGCACGCGGTCAGCGGCAACCTGTGCCGCTGCACGGGCTACCGGCCGATCAAGGACGCCGCCTTCGCGCTCGGGTTCCCGGCGGCCGACGACGCCATCGCGCGGCGGCGGGGGAGCGCCGCGCCGCCGGTGGTGGCCACGACGCTGCGCGACGACGAGGCGACGTACGTCCGTCCGTCCGGCCTGACCGAGGCGCTGGACCTGCTCCGGGAGCACCCGGACGCCGTGATCGTCGCTGGCAGCACGGACTGGGGCGTCGACGTGAACCTGCGCGGCCGGCGGGCCGGGCTGGTGGTGGCGGTCGACCGGCTGCCCGAGCTGCGCGGCTTCGCTGTGACCGATGCCGAGCTGCGCATCGGCGCGGCTCTGACGTTGACGGAGGTCGACCGGCGGCTGGCCGGGCGGGTCCCGCTGGTGTCCGCGATGATCGCGCAGTTCGCGTCGCCGCTGATCCGCAACGGCGCCACGCTCGGCGGCAACCTCGGCACCGGCTCGCCCATCGGCGACGCGCCGCCGGCGCTGCTCGCCCTGGAAGCGTCCGTGGTGCTGGCCTCGGCCGACGGGTCGCGGACGCTGCCGCTCGCGGAGTACTTCACCGGCTACCGGACGTCGAAGCGCCGTCCGGACGAGCTGATCACCGAGGTGGTGGTGCCCCGGCCGGTGAGCGGGCTGACGGCGTTCCACAAGATCGCCAAACGACCGTTCGACGACATCTCCTCGGTGGCGGCCGGCTACGCCCTCGACGTCGTCGACGGGGTGGTGCGGCGGGCGCGCATCGGGCTCGGCGGCGTGGCCGCGACGCCGATCAGGGCGCTCGCCACCGAGGCGGCCCTGGAAGGTCGCCCGTGGACCGCCGACAGCGTCGACGCGGCCGCCGCGGTGCTGGCGGCCGAGGGCACGCCGATCTCGGACCAGCGGGCCAGCGCCGCCTACCGGTCGGCGATGCTCGGCGAATCGATCCGAAAGCTGTTCGCGGAGGCGACACCATGA